In Thermococcus thioreducens, a genomic segment contains:
- a CDS encoding MFS transporter, translating to MESRRLVGILLLILSAFTGTIAFRLATPAIAFYTRDILQASMLSVSIVSMSFVLARAFSSVLGGFILERGKKLVYIGAMAMMGNALAVQLYPLTSTWVQVAGIKLLNGFLNGLSWPMAQFVIAVATPKEIRARVTAIYFFFGSIASLLGNYVYAYTIDLGLAKQMWISSAFFVLTGLIMVASYALLYGRITPRRKRTPDGERPSLDPRRVLIIASLMAVIVAFTSGEITYVYVSEALGMEKARTATLIGWAGFLAAMLSYFASWLADVRSERRMVLLTSLLAALSPLLAAVKTAPTVFLGIFLALFAFQSFRPVSRKILASYHRSSLAIGGVNGVQNLSTFLGGMLFGFAYSLGELHGILTFNLALLAFTPVSVALLWQSVKLKGGGE from the coding sequence ATGGAATCCAGACGTCTGGTCGGAATACTGCTGCTCATACTGTCGGCCTTCACCGGCACGATAGCCTTCCGCCTCGCCACCCCTGCCATAGCCTTCTATACCCGTGATATACTCCAGGCCTCGATGCTCTCTGTTTCAATTGTCTCGATGTCGTTCGTGCTCGCGAGGGCATTTTCCTCGGTCTTGGGTGGGTTTATCCTTGAGAGGGGTAAAAAGCTCGTCTATATCGGCGCGATGGCGATGATGGGGAACGCCCTGGCTGTCCAGCTCTACCCCCTGACCTCAACCTGGGTTCAGGTTGCGGGAATAAAGCTCCTCAACGGCTTTCTAAACGGCCTCAGCTGGCCGATGGCGCAGTTTGTGATAGCAGTCGCAACGCCGAAGGAGATAAGGGCGAGGGTTACGGCGATATACTTCTTCTTCGGCAGCATTGCTTCCCTCCTTGGAAACTACGTCTACGCCTACACGATAGACCTCGGACTTGCCAAGCAGATGTGGATTTCTTCCGCGTTCTTTGTCCTGACGGGTCTGATAATGGTGGCCAGCTATGCTCTTCTATACGGGAGGATAACGCCCAGGAGAAAGAGAACACCCGACGGTGAAAGGCCGAGCCTCGACCCGAGGAGGGTTCTAATCATCGCCTCGCTCATGGCGGTGATAGTGGCTTTCACTTCCGGTGAGATAACCTACGTCTACGTTTCTGAGGCCCTTGGTATGGAGAAAGCAAGAACCGCCACGCTCATCGGCTGGGCGGGTTTCCTCGCCGCGATGCTGAGCTACTTCGCTTCCTGGCTCGCCGACGTGAGGAGCGAGAGGCGGATGGTTCTGCTTACCTCTCTGTTAGCGGCTCTTTCGCCGCTCCTCGCCGCGGTAAAGACCGCCCCGACGGTTTTCCTGGGGATATTCCTCGCCCTCTTCGCCTTCCAGAGCTTCAGACCGGTGTCTAGAAAAATACTCGCTTCCTACCACCGCTCATCGCTGGCCATTGGAGGTGTAAACGGCGTCCAGAACCTATCGACTTTCCTGGGAGGAATGCTGTTCGGTTTTGCGTACTCGCTGGGCGAGCTTCACGGTATCTTGACGTTCAACCTTGCCCTGCTGGCATTCACGCCGGTTTCGGTGGCTCTGCTCTGGCAGAGTGTTAAGCTTAAAGGCGGAGGGGAGTGA